In one Solanum dulcamara chromosome 1, daSolDulc1.2, whole genome shotgun sequence genomic region, the following are encoded:
- the LOC129902164 gene encoding E3 ubiquitin-protein ligase RKP isoform X2 translates to MAEDGLRIGIGGLSSGLAVVLSGEDRKESSQKSRLVSYCVDFGDQSVERTLEHIFDLPYKSIKPLSCSIDAEVVRSVIKNEFLKYQINQKTGTDRKREGVLTAGGDGCKHQVIQLEESSICGDIRIVKQPLIMESHSLFSSARANACVWKGKWMYEVTLETSGIQQLGWATLSCPFTDHKGVGDADDSYAYDGKRVSKWNKEAQDYGQPWVVGDVIGCCIDLDGDEISFYRNGVSLGVAFIGIRKMVPGLGYYPAISLSQGERCELNFGEIPFRYPVKGFLPIQPPPTRSSIATDLLNCFRRLIEMQCVGRAEFSSVEKLRRLKRFVSFEKLSHPVSRGICEELFSTLAAEDGSTKYIACGPLLSLIMDVFRMHPPHDYMSLDSILDSLREFPESRILFEHIISSLSTFCKTAPFSLTDCPYSGSYIYLALACHILRREEMMTLWWRSSDFDLLFEGFLSRKSPNKQDLQGLMPSVWWPGSCEDEASLVLTTAALSEAINKVEEKQRDLCRLVMQFMPPTSPPQLPGSVFKKFLQNILLKNRGADRDLPPPGVSSNSVLVSLFGILLHFLSEGFGDICDWMKDSGASDVGFLHRGGQQAFPVGLFLKNDPHRVDIPRLGGSYNHLAKSHPISSEQHEEVIRWEEGCMDDVEDRVTHLSKQKPCCCSTYDTDFTRISKDSIRHMGKLSRGHCSSIRERSAHVAAECSTSSLNDDIADKPSTSDQSESEFGFLPMQQMRYVPRENNVSSATLKEEELLDAMLLLYNLGLAPNFKQASLYMSRQSQSISLLEETDKQIREKVCGEHVKRLKEVRGVYREEVMDCVRHCAWYRASLFSRWKQRGMYAACMWIVQLLLILSKEDSVFIYIPEYYLETLVDCFHVLRKSDPPFVPATMFLKQGLTSFVTFVVTHFNDPRISSAELRDLLLQSISVLVQYKEFLAELECNEAAMQRMPKALLSAFDNRSWILVTNILLRLCKGSGFGSSKHGESSSSSSVIYQKLLREVCMHDEELFSTFLNRLFNTLSWAMMEFSVSVREMQESYTVLEFQQRKCSIIFDLSCNLARVLEFCTHEMPQAFLSGVDTNLRRLTEVIVFILNHLISAADPELFDLFIRRPGQPPEKLNRGMILAPLAGIILNLLDASRESDTGDNDMVGIFASMDSDTVVSGFQYLLEYNWASLFRGDDYLKKIRQLEIFSGLLICQSEVVEVERIAYGGETEYDDSICCICYTCQVNAQFVPCSHVSCFGCISRHLLNCERCFFCNATVLEVLKTDANAD, encoded by the exons ATGGCAGAAGACGGCCTACGTATTGGTATAGGTGGCCTTTCTTCTGGGTTGGCTGTGGTATTGAGTGGTGAAGATAGGAAGGAGAGTTCTCAGAAAAGTCGTCTTGTTTCATATTGTGTTGATTTTGGCGATCAATCTGTGGAAAGAACCCTTGAGCACATCTTTGATCTTCCATATAAGTCTATTAAGCCACTCTCTTGTTCAATAGATGCTGAAGTGGTTCGCTCAGTTATAAAGAACGAATTTCTGAAGTACCAAATAAATCAGAAGACTGGTACAGACAGAAAACGAGAAGGGGTTTTGACTGCTGGTGGTGATGGTTGTAAACATCAGGTTATTCAATTAGAGGAATCAAGCATCTGTGGTGATATTCGAATAGTCAAACAGCCTTTGATCATGGAGAGTCATTCTCTATTCAGCAGTGCAAGGGCCAATGCTTGTGTCTGGAAAGGGAAATGGATGTATGAAGTAACTCTTGAAACTTCTGGTATACAACAGCTAGGCTGGGCGACTCTTTCCTGCCCATTCACTGATCACAAGGGTGTGGGTGATGCTGATGATTCGTATGCATATGATGGAAAAAGGGTCAGTAAATGGAATAAGGAAGCTCAGGATTATGGTCAGCCATGGGTTGTTGGTGATGTGATTGGATGTTGTATTGATTTGGATGGTGATGAGATATCATTTTATCGAAATGGAGTTTCACTTGGTGTAGCATTTATTGGTATTCGTAAGATGGTACCTGGATTGGGATATTACCCAGCCATTTCTCTTTCTCAAGGTGAACGTTGTGAGTTAAACTTTGGGGAAATCCCTTTCAGGTACCCAGTGAAAGGTTTCCTTCCCATTCAGCCTCCACCAACCAGAAGTTCAATTGCTACTGATTTGCTTAATTGTTTTAGAAGGCTAATTGAAATGCAGTGTGTGGGAAGGGCAGAGTTCAGTTCTGTTGAGAAATTGCGAAGATTGAAAAGGTTTGTATCATTTGAAAAACTTTCGCACCCTGTCTCTCGTGGGATATGTGAGGAGTTATTCTCTACACTTGCTGCTGAAGACGGAAGCACAAAGTATATAGCTTGTGGTCCACTTCTATCACTGATAATGGATGTCTTTAGGATGCATCCTCCACATGACTATATGAGTTTGGACAGCATACTCGATTCTCTTCGAGAATTCCCAGAGTCGAGAATTTTGTTTGAACATATCATAAGTTCGCTCTCGACCTTTTGCAAAACAGCACCATTTAGCCTTACAGATTGTCCATACTCAGGTTCATATATATATCTGGCCTTGGCATGCCACATCTTAAGGAGGGAAGAAATGATGACACTGTGGTGGAGATCTTCAGATTTTGACCTCTTATTTGAAGGGTTTTTGTCGCGGAAGAGTCCTAACAAGCAGGATCTTCAAGGTCTGATGCCTTCTGTATGGTGGCCTGGTTCGTGTGAGGATGAGGCTAGCCTGGTCCTGACTACAGCTGCTTTGTCAGAAGCAATTAACAAG GTTGAAGAGAAGCAGAGGGACCTCTGCCGCTTGGTAATGCAGTTCATGCCACCCACATCACCACCTCAGCTACCTGGATCTGTATTCAAGAAATTCTTACAAAACATTCTACTAAAAAACAGGGGTGCAGATCGAGATTTGCCACCACCTGGTGTTTCAAGCAATTCTGTACTTGTTTCTTTGTTTGGTATCTTACTCCATTTCCTCTCTGAGGGGTTCGGGGACATTTGTGATTGGATGAAGGACTCTGGAGCATCTGATGTTGGTTTCCTACACCGAGGAGGCCAGCAAGCTTTTCCTGTAGGCTTGTTTCTCAAGAATGATCCTCATCGAGTTGATATTCCTAGGCTTGGTGGTTCATATAATCACCTAGCAAAGTCCCATCCTATTAGTAGTGAGCAGCATGAGGAAGTGATTCGGTGGGAAGAAGGGTGTATGGACGATGTAGAAGATAGGGTTACACATCTAAGTAAGCAGAAGCCGTGTTGTTGTTCTACTTATGATACCGATTTTACAAGAATATCCAAAGATTCTATCAGACACATGGGAAAATTGTCACGGGGACATTGCAGCTCTATTCGTGAAAGGTCTGCTCATGTTGCTGCAGAATGCAGCACCAGTAGTTTGAATGATGATATAGCAGATAAACCAAGCACGAGTGACCAGTCCGAATCAGAGTTTGGCTTCCTTCCTATGCAGCAAATGAGATATGTTCCCAGAGAGAACAATGTTTCTTCAGCAACACTAAAAGAAGAGGAGCTACTGGATGCCATGCTTTTGCTGTATAATTTAGGTCTTGCACCCAATTTCAAGCAG GCATCATTGTATATGTCTCGGCAATCACAGTCAATCTCTCTTCTGGAAGAAACTGATAAGCAGATCAGAGAAAAAGTTTGCGGGGAACATGTAAAGCGGCTGAAGGAGGTTCGTGGTGTATATAGAGAAGAAGTAATGGATTGTGTCAGACATTGTGCTTG GTATCGTGCTTCTCTGTTTTCTCGGTGGAAGCAGAGGGGGATGTATGCAGCGTGCATGTGGATTGTTCAGTTGCTTTTAATTCTTAGCAAAGAGGATTCAGTCTTCATTTATATTCCTGAGTACTATTTGGAAACTTTG GTGGACTGCTTCCACGTACTTCGTAAAAGTGACCCTCCTTTCGTTCCTGCTACAATGTTTCTCAAGCAAGGACTCACATCCTTT GTTACTTTCGTTGTCACTCACTTCAATGATCCAAGGATATCGAGTGCGGAGTTGCGAGATCTTCTTCTGCAGTCTATTTCTGTCTTGGTGCAGTACAAGGAGTTCTTGGCTGAATTAGAATGTAATGAAGCCGCAATGCAGAGAATGCCTAAAGCACTACTGTCTGCTTTTGACAATAGATCATGGATTCTTGTAACAAATATACTTCTCCGTCTGTGCAAGGGTTCAGGCTTTGGTTCATCAAAACATGGAGAATCATCTTCCTCTTCATCAGTTATATATCAG AAATTATTGCGAGAGGTTTGCATGCATGATGAAGAACTATTTTCTACCTTTCTGAATCGTTTGTTCAACACTCTGAGTTGGGCAATGATGGAATTTTCAGTTTCAGTTCGCGAGATGCAGGAAAGTTACACG GTGTTGGAGTTTCAGCAAAGGAAATGCAGCATCATATTTGACCTATCATGCAATCTTGCAAGGGTTTTAGAATTTTGTACCCATGAGATGCCTCAAGCGTTTCTCTCTGGGGTAGATACAAATTTGCGAAGGCTGACTGAAGTGATCGTCTTTATACTAAACCACTTAATTTCTGCAGCTGATCCGGAACTTTTTGACCT TTTCATAAGGCGTCCAGGTCAGCCCCCAGAGAAACTAAATAGAGGCATGATTTTGGCACCCCTAGCTGGAATCATTCTTAATTTGCTGGATGCTAGCAGGGAGTCAGATACTGGAGATAATGACATGGTTGGGATTTTTGCCAGCATGGACTCTGATACTGTAGTCTCTGGGTTTCAGTATCTTTTGGAGTACAATTGG GCTAGTTTATTCAGGGGAGATGATTATCTGAAAAAAATCAGGCAACTGGAGATATTTTCAGGTCTGCTTATCTGTCAGTCAGAGGTAGTGGAAGTTGAGAGAATAGCATATGGGGGTGAAACAGAATATGATGACAGCATCTGCTGCATCTGTTATACGTGTCAAGTAAATGCTCAATTTGTCCCCTGTTCGCACGTTTCTTGCTTCGGCTGCATTTCAAGACACCTTCTGAACTGCGAGAGATGCTTCTTTTGCAATGCAACGGTTTTAGAAGTTCTCAAGACTGATGCAAATGCAGATTGA
- the LOC129902164 gene encoding E3 ubiquitin-protein ligase RKP isoform X1, whose amino-acid sequence MAEDGLRIGIGGLSSGLAVVLSGEDRKESSQKSRLVSYCVDFGDQSVERTLEHIFDLPYKSIKPLSCSIDAEVVRSVIKNEFLKYQINQKTGTDRKREGVLTAGGDGCKHQVIQLEESSICGDIRIVKQPLIMESHSLFSSARANACVWKGKWMYEVTLETSGIQQLGWATLSCPFTDHKGVGDADDSYAYDGKRVSKWNKEAQDYGQPWVVGDVIGCCIDLDGDEISFYRNGVSLGVAFIGIRKMVPGLGYYPAISLSQGERCELNFGEIPFRYPVKGFLPIQPPPTRSSIATDLLNCFRRLIEMQCVGRAEFSSVEKLRRLKRFVSFEKLSHPVSRGICEELFSTLAAEDGSTKYIACGPLLSLIMDVFRMHPPHDYMSLDSILDSLREFPESRILFEHIISSLSTFCKTAPFSLTDCPYSGSYIYLALACHILRREEMMTLWWRSSDFDLLFEGFLSRKSPNKQDLQGLMPSVWWPGSCEDEASLVLTTAALSEAINKVEEKQRDLCRLVMQFMPPTSPPQLPGSVFKKFLQNILLKNRGADRDLPPPGVSSNSVLVSLFGILLHFLSEGFGDICDWMKDSGASDVGFLHRGGQQAFPVGLFLKNDPHRVDIPRLGGSYNHLAKSHPISSEQHEEVIRWEEGCMDDVEDRVTHLSKQKPCCCSTYDTDFTRISKDSIRHMGKLSRGHCSSIRERSAHVAAECSTSSLNDDIADKPSTSDQSESEFGFLPMQQMRYVPRENNVSSATLKEEELLDAMLLLYNLGLAPNFKQASLYMSRQSQSISLLEETDKQIREKVCGEHVKRLKEVRGVYREEVMDCVRHCAWYRASLFSRWKQRGMYAACMWIVQLLLILSKEDSVFIYIPEYYLETLVDCFHVLRKSDPPFVPATMFLKQGLTSFVTFVVTHFNDPRISSAELRDLLLQSISVLVQYKEFLAELECNEAAMQRMPKALLSAFDNRSWILVTNILLRLCKGSGFGSSKHGESSSSSSVIYQKLLREVCMHDEELFSTFLNRLFNTLSWAMMEFSVSVREMQESYTVLEFQQRKCSIIFDLSCNLARVLEFCTHEMPQAFLSGVDTNLRRLTEVIVFILNHLISAADPELFDLCHSCSFIRRPGQPPEKLNRGMILAPLAGIILNLLDASRESDTGDNDMVGIFASMDSDTVVSGFQYLLEYNWASLFRGDDYLKKIRQLEIFSGLLICQSEVVEVERIAYGGETEYDDSICCICYTCQVNAQFVPCSHVSCFGCISRHLLNCERCFFCNATVLEVLKTDANAD is encoded by the exons ATGGCAGAAGACGGCCTACGTATTGGTATAGGTGGCCTTTCTTCTGGGTTGGCTGTGGTATTGAGTGGTGAAGATAGGAAGGAGAGTTCTCAGAAAAGTCGTCTTGTTTCATATTGTGTTGATTTTGGCGATCAATCTGTGGAAAGAACCCTTGAGCACATCTTTGATCTTCCATATAAGTCTATTAAGCCACTCTCTTGTTCAATAGATGCTGAAGTGGTTCGCTCAGTTATAAAGAACGAATTTCTGAAGTACCAAATAAATCAGAAGACTGGTACAGACAGAAAACGAGAAGGGGTTTTGACTGCTGGTGGTGATGGTTGTAAACATCAGGTTATTCAATTAGAGGAATCAAGCATCTGTGGTGATATTCGAATAGTCAAACAGCCTTTGATCATGGAGAGTCATTCTCTATTCAGCAGTGCAAGGGCCAATGCTTGTGTCTGGAAAGGGAAATGGATGTATGAAGTAACTCTTGAAACTTCTGGTATACAACAGCTAGGCTGGGCGACTCTTTCCTGCCCATTCACTGATCACAAGGGTGTGGGTGATGCTGATGATTCGTATGCATATGATGGAAAAAGGGTCAGTAAATGGAATAAGGAAGCTCAGGATTATGGTCAGCCATGGGTTGTTGGTGATGTGATTGGATGTTGTATTGATTTGGATGGTGATGAGATATCATTTTATCGAAATGGAGTTTCACTTGGTGTAGCATTTATTGGTATTCGTAAGATGGTACCTGGATTGGGATATTACCCAGCCATTTCTCTTTCTCAAGGTGAACGTTGTGAGTTAAACTTTGGGGAAATCCCTTTCAGGTACCCAGTGAAAGGTTTCCTTCCCATTCAGCCTCCACCAACCAGAAGTTCAATTGCTACTGATTTGCTTAATTGTTTTAGAAGGCTAATTGAAATGCAGTGTGTGGGAAGGGCAGAGTTCAGTTCTGTTGAGAAATTGCGAAGATTGAAAAGGTTTGTATCATTTGAAAAACTTTCGCACCCTGTCTCTCGTGGGATATGTGAGGAGTTATTCTCTACACTTGCTGCTGAAGACGGAAGCACAAAGTATATAGCTTGTGGTCCACTTCTATCACTGATAATGGATGTCTTTAGGATGCATCCTCCACATGACTATATGAGTTTGGACAGCATACTCGATTCTCTTCGAGAATTCCCAGAGTCGAGAATTTTGTTTGAACATATCATAAGTTCGCTCTCGACCTTTTGCAAAACAGCACCATTTAGCCTTACAGATTGTCCATACTCAGGTTCATATATATATCTGGCCTTGGCATGCCACATCTTAAGGAGGGAAGAAATGATGACACTGTGGTGGAGATCTTCAGATTTTGACCTCTTATTTGAAGGGTTTTTGTCGCGGAAGAGTCCTAACAAGCAGGATCTTCAAGGTCTGATGCCTTCTGTATGGTGGCCTGGTTCGTGTGAGGATGAGGCTAGCCTGGTCCTGACTACAGCTGCTTTGTCAGAAGCAATTAACAAG GTTGAAGAGAAGCAGAGGGACCTCTGCCGCTTGGTAATGCAGTTCATGCCACCCACATCACCACCTCAGCTACCTGGATCTGTATTCAAGAAATTCTTACAAAACATTCTACTAAAAAACAGGGGTGCAGATCGAGATTTGCCACCACCTGGTGTTTCAAGCAATTCTGTACTTGTTTCTTTGTTTGGTATCTTACTCCATTTCCTCTCTGAGGGGTTCGGGGACATTTGTGATTGGATGAAGGACTCTGGAGCATCTGATGTTGGTTTCCTACACCGAGGAGGCCAGCAAGCTTTTCCTGTAGGCTTGTTTCTCAAGAATGATCCTCATCGAGTTGATATTCCTAGGCTTGGTGGTTCATATAATCACCTAGCAAAGTCCCATCCTATTAGTAGTGAGCAGCATGAGGAAGTGATTCGGTGGGAAGAAGGGTGTATGGACGATGTAGAAGATAGGGTTACACATCTAAGTAAGCAGAAGCCGTGTTGTTGTTCTACTTATGATACCGATTTTACAAGAATATCCAAAGATTCTATCAGACACATGGGAAAATTGTCACGGGGACATTGCAGCTCTATTCGTGAAAGGTCTGCTCATGTTGCTGCAGAATGCAGCACCAGTAGTTTGAATGATGATATAGCAGATAAACCAAGCACGAGTGACCAGTCCGAATCAGAGTTTGGCTTCCTTCCTATGCAGCAAATGAGATATGTTCCCAGAGAGAACAATGTTTCTTCAGCAACACTAAAAGAAGAGGAGCTACTGGATGCCATGCTTTTGCTGTATAATTTAGGTCTTGCACCCAATTTCAAGCAG GCATCATTGTATATGTCTCGGCAATCACAGTCAATCTCTCTTCTGGAAGAAACTGATAAGCAGATCAGAGAAAAAGTTTGCGGGGAACATGTAAAGCGGCTGAAGGAGGTTCGTGGTGTATATAGAGAAGAAGTAATGGATTGTGTCAGACATTGTGCTTG GTATCGTGCTTCTCTGTTTTCTCGGTGGAAGCAGAGGGGGATGTATGCAGCGTGCATGTGGATTGTTCAGTTGCTTTTAATTCTTAGCAAAGAGGATTCAGTCTTCATTTATATTCCTGAGTACTATTTGGAAACTTTG GTGGACTGCTTCCACGTACTTCGTAAAAGTGACCCTCCTTTCGTTCCTGCTACAATGTTTCTCAAGCAAGGACTCACATCCTTT GTTACTTTCGTTGTCACTCACTTCAATGATCCAAGGATATCGAGTGCGGAGTTGCGAGATCTTCTTCTGCAGTCTATTTCTGTCTTGGTGCAGTACAAGGAGTTCTTGGCTGAATTAGAATGTAATGAAGCCGCAATGCAGAGAATGCCTAAAGCACTACTGTCTGCTTTTGACAATAGATCATGGATTCTTGTAACAAATATACTTCTCCGTCTGTGCAAGGGTTCAGGCTTTGGTTCATCAAAACATGGAGAATCATCTTCCTCTTCATCAGTTATATATCAG AAATTATTGCGAGAGGTTTGCATGCATGATGAAGAACTATTTTCTACCTTTCTGAATCGTTTGTTCAACACTCTGAGTTGGGCAATGATGGAATTTTCAGTTTCAGTTCGCGAGATGCAGGAAAGTTACACG GTGTTGGAGTTTCAGCAAAGGAAATGCAGCATCATATTTGACCTATCATGCAATCTTGCAAGGGTTTTAGAATTTTGTACCCATGAGATGCCTCAAGCGTTTCTCTCTGGGGTAGATACAAATTTGCGAAGGCTGACTGAAGTGATCGTCTTTATACTAAACCACTTAATTTCTGCAGCTGATCCGGAACTTTTTGACCT TTGTCATTCTTGCAGTTTCATAAGGCGTCCAGGTCAGCCCCCAGAGAAACTAAATAGAGGCATGATTTTGGCACCCCTAGCTGGAATCATTCTTAATTTGCTGGATGCTAGCAGGGAGTCAGATACTGGAGATAATGACATGGTTGGGATTTTTGCCAGCATGGACTCTGATACTGTAGTCTCTGGGTTTCAGTATCTTTTGGAGTACAATTGG GCTAGTTTATTCAGGGGAGATGATTATCTGAAAAAAATCAGGCAACTGGAGATATTTTCAGGTCTGCTTATCTGTCAGTCAGAGGTAGTGGAAGTTGAGAGAATAGCATATGGGGGTGAAACAGAATATGATGACAGCATCTGCTGCATCTGTTATACGTGTCAAGTAAATGCTCAATTTGTCCCCTGTTCGCACGTTTCTTGCTTCGGCTGCATTTCAAGACACCTTCTGAACTGCGAGAGATGCTTCTTTTGCAATGCAACGGTTTTAGAAGTTCTCAAGACTGATGCAAATGCAGATTGA